GGTAATCGCGTTCGGCGGTCTGCGCATAATCGGCACGGAGCGCCACGAGTCTCGGCGTATCGATAACCAGCTCCGCGGTCGTGCCGGTCGTCAGGGCGATATGGGTTCGTCCATATTCTATCTGTCCGCCGAGGACGACGTTCTGCGGTTGTGGGGCGACAGGCTCAAAAAAGTCATGGGTATGTTCAAGGTGGACGAGGACACTCCGCTCGCCGCCAAGATCTTGTCCAAGCAGATAGAGAACGCACAGCGCAATATAGAGGGGCGCAACTTCTCGGTGCGTAAGTCCGTTCTCGAATACGATAACGTAATGAACAAACAGCGCGAGATTATCTACGCGGAGCGCGGCAAAGTCCTTAAAGGTATGCCCATGCACGAGGAGATACTCAAAATCATGCGCGACCGTTGCGATACGGTCGTCGACGCTTACACCGATCCCAAGGTCGACTACGACGAGTGGGACGCGGAGGAGCTCAACAAAGAAGTGGAGCGCAAGCTTCTGCCGGGCGTCGTGGAGTTCTTCGACGAGGACAAGCTCAAAAACTATGCGCTCGACGAGCTCAAAGATATGCTGTATCAAGCGGTCGAGAAAACGTATCAGGAAAAGATCGACGAAGCTACCGCGCACAACGTCAACTTCGAGGACATCGAGCGGTACGTCATGCTTCGCGTCGTTGACCAGAAATGGATGGACCATATCGACAACATGGACGCGCTTCGCAGCGGTATCGGCTTAAAGGCGTACGGTCAGCAGGACCCCGTTATCGCGTACCAGCGCGAGGGCTTCGATATGTTCGACGAAATGATCTCGAACATTCACGAGGACGTTGTAACGATGCTCATGCGCGCCAACGTCGAGTATCCGCCCGAACCGCCCAAGCAGGAGACCGTGCTTATAGAGAACCACGGCGACGGCGAGCGACAGGTCCAAGAACCCGACGTAACGCCCAAGTCCAAGCAGGTAGGGCGTAACGATCCCTGTCCGTGCGGCAGCGGCAAGAAGTACAAGAACTGCTGCGGCAAAGACGAGAGCAACTAACAATTAAAAATTAATAATTAAAAATTAAAAGAGTGGTTTGTTTTTTGTAACCACTCTTTTTGATTTTTATTATTTGATTGCTATTTCGACCTTGTCGTAGCGCGGGGTGGACAATTGTGCAAGTAAGCACTTGTACGGATCGAGGTCGCCGCTTAATACCATGCTCGCTATCGTCGGGCTGAACCCGCTGACGAGCGCTACGCCCAATTCGTTCTCGCGGACGGGAACTGTGAGCGTTCGGCTGTTTATATTCCAGAACACGAGCCGCGGTAGCTTATAGCCTTTTTCCTCGTAGCGCGCCCCGAGCTCCTCGAACAATCTCACGCCGTCCGCGTTGTTCGCGGTTAAATATACTTTACCTTTCGTTTTGCCGACGACGGCGCAATTATCGAATTCCATATCCGAAAGGATTAAGACGTTACGGGGCAGGTCGGCTTGGTTAAGCTTGTTTTTGACCGCAGTATTCAGTATTAAATCAAATACAGCTTCTATATTGGTGTTTGCGACCTCGCTGTACGCAAACGCCTTGGCGAGTTTGTCGTGCAGCGTTTTTTGTTTGGATAGGTCGATATAACGGGGCCGTTCGCTGAACGTAATGAACTTGTCTTTATACCGATCATTGCAACGCTCGGCGAAGTATATGCCGAGTGCGAACGCGACCTCCATCGCCTTTACTCGGGTGTTGCCCACACGGACGGTCATACTGCTCGAACCGTCCACAACGCACATGGTCGAGTCGTCGCCGTCCACGTAGTCGGGTAGGGCGCGCCAAAGTTCTTCGAGCGTTTGGTCGAGCTCCTTGACGGTAAGCGAATAATCTCCGTACGAATACGAATGAACTATATCGTGCGGGAACAGCACGCCTGAGTTTATCTTTTGCTCGCCGCGGCTGACCGATTCGAGATAGGCGATGCGGCGGTCCTCGTCGTGCTTAAAAAACGCCTTGCCGTATATAAGGTTGGCGCGCGAGGGGACTGCCGAATAGTTTATCTCGCTCCACTCGTCGGCGCTCATCTGCACTTCCACTACCTTCAAGTATTTGCGGAGCGAGGATAACGCGGTGCGGTATTGCTTGTTCGTCATGCCGAGCGCGCGGCAAAGATACTTTGCATACTCGACCGTTTCCTTACTCGTCGCGTTGAGCGAGGGCAACCACTTAGCCAGGAGCGATACGGGCTTGTTCGCGCGCATTGCTTTAAGGTCGGCGTTAAGCTGCTCGCGAATAAGAGAAATCGCGTCTTTTTCGACGGGCGTGCTGAGCAGGGTAACTACGTTATCCCAGCGCGTGTATTCGGGGATGAGCGGGATAAGCTTTTTTGCAAGCTCGGGCTCGGAGTACGCGAGATATGCCATGCCGAGACGGAACAGCCTGCGTTCGCCCATGCCGCCGCGCACGTCGCCGGCAAAGAACAGCCATTTAACGGCGAGCGTTTTGTCCTCATGGAACACGCGCGCAAATCGCTTAACGACTTCTATCTCCGGACAGCTGCGCAAGGACGATACCGCGAAATTGATGTCGAGCAATTCTTTTCCTGATGTGCTAAACCCAAGCGCACCGTTTTCGGTGACCGAAACGTTACGCTCGTTATCCAGCACGTTTTTTATCATGTCCATGAAATTGCTCATACCGATTTCGACTGTACCCTCCTTTGAGATTTAGTTGTGGGAGCGGATGGACTCGAACCACCGACACACGGCTTCTTAGCTACAAAAAATTTGCTGTACGAGATTATTTCTAACCTCGTTTTTTCGTTGCTCTACCGACTGAGCTACGCTCCCGTATATGTATTATCCAAGCAAATTCGTGCGCTAATCTTACTGTCGATTTGCGCGCTAAGTTCGTCCGCGCACCGCGCACGTAGCGCCGCTACGAACGCGGCACACGTCCTGCTTATCACTCAAATCGCCTACGTAATATTAACGCGTCATTTGCTCGTATAATACGGTGTGTATTATTCTATCATATAAATATTTGATTGTCAATACCATTAGAATTACGTTTTTTCAAAAACACTTGACTTAAATACACGACTCTTATATAATATAAAATGTATAGCTATGGATATAGAAGAAATCAAAAATCGAATAAAAGACGCCAAGAACATGATTTCGGACGCGTACGCCGCAGTCGACGCGAGTAAGCTCGAAAGTCGGCTCAAAGAGCTTGTGGAAAAACAAAACGATCCCAATCTCTATGCCGATCCCAAAGCAGCGCAGGCGGTCAACAGCGAGGCTAAGTATATCGACGATACGCTCGCACGCTACAAAAAGCTGTTCCGCACGGTAGACGATCTTAACGACATGGCGGAGCTACTCGAAGTCGAGCCCGACGGCGAGCTCGCCGAGGAGCTTTCGTCGGCGTCCGTCGCGCTCTATAAGGATGCGGAAGCGGTGCAGATCTCGGCGCTTCTCCGCGGTGAGTACGACAAGGCGGACGCCATACTCTCGCTCCATGCGGGCGCGGGCGGTACGGAAGCTCAGGACTGGGTGCAGATGCTTTTCCGTATGTATAAAATGTATTGCGAAAAGTCGGGGTACTCTGTCGAGGTCGTCGATCGCTTGGATGGCGACGAGGCGGGGATCAAGTCTATAACGTTCATTGCGCGCGGCATAAACGCGTACGGCTATCTTAAAGCCGAAAAGGGCGTGCACCGCTTGGTGCGCATTTCGCCGTTCGACGCCAACGCGCGTCGGCACACCTCGTTCGCGAGTCTCGAAGTCATGCCCGAGATCAAGGACGATATTACAATCACTATCAATCCCGACGAGATACGCGTCGATACTTACCGCAGCAGCGGCGCTGGTGGTCAGCACATAAACAAGACCGACTCGGCTATACGCATTACGCATTTCCCGACGGGTATAGTCGTGACCTGCCAGAACGAGCGGTCGCAAACGCAAAACCGCGAAATGGCAATGACCATGCTCAAATCCAAGCTCGTCGAGCTCAAAGAGCGCGAAGCCGCCGAGAAAGCGGCGAGCATAAAGGGCGATCTCAAAAAGATCGAATGGGGCAGTCAGATCCGCTCGTACGTGTTCCAGCCGTACACGCTCGTCAAGGACCACCGTACTAACTACGAGGACAGCGACATTCAGTCGGTAATGGACGGGGATATAGGCGAATTTATTATAGACTATCTAAAAAAATCCGTTTAGCACATTTAAGGCGAACTACTACAATGAGCGATAAAATAATCTTAGGAATAGAAACGTCGTGCGACGAGACTTCGGCGGCGGTGCTTAAAGGCGATACGCTGTTATCCAACGTTATATCGTCGCAGATAGAAATTCACCGGCGGTTTGGCGGGGTAGTGCCCGAGATAGCGTCGCGCAACCACTTGACCGCAATACTGCCCGTTATCGACGAAGCGCTTGAAAAAGCGGGCGTTAAACTGACCGAGCTCGACGCGATAGCCGTCACCTACGGCGCGGGGCTTGTAGGCGCGCTACTTGTGGGCGTGTCGGCGGCGAAAGCGCTCGCGTACTCGCTCGGCATACCGCTGTACGCGGTCAATCATATCGAAGCGCACATTGCTGCAAACTATATATCGTGCCCCACACTAAAACCCCCGTTTCTTGCGGTGGTGGCGAGCGGCGGACATACAGGCGTTTGTAAGGTGGACGGGCTTAACAGCTTTACAATGGTCGCATCCACAACCGACGACGCGATAGGCGAAGCGTTCGATAAGGTCGCGCGCGCGGTGGGCTTGCCGTACCCCGGCGGACCCGAAATAGACAAGCTTGCCAAGACCGGCAATAACAATATTACGTTTATCGAGCGCAAGCACAAGCAAAAGGATTTGAGCTATTCGGGACTGAAAACTGCGGTCGTCAATTACCTGCACAACCTCGAACAGCGCGGCGAACAGCCCAATATCCCCGATGTGTGCGCGTCCTTTCAGTGTACGGCGGTCGATATGCTCGTAGATACCGCGATGTCGGTAGTAAAAAAATCGGGGCTCGGTACAGTGGTCGCGGCGGGCGGCGTGTCGGCTAACTCGTACCTTCGTGAGAAGCTCAAAGCGGAAGGAGAAAAGCTCGGTTGCGCGGTGCATTTTCCGCCCATGTCGTTATGCACGGACAACGCGGCTATGGTCGCGGTGCGCGCGCGCGACATGATAAAAGAAGGACTTGCGCCGGCGGCGCTCGATCTCAACGCTGTCAGCTATTTGAAAATAGCTTCGGTTTAAGGCATACCCTAAAAGGAGAAAAGATATATGCTGCATAAGAAAAGCGGACTCAATCATTCCGATAAAATATTCGTCACAATGGCGATGTGGATAGCCGCGATCGTAATCTTTGCGACTGCGCTCACGCTCCCAATGCTCCCGAACATGGTAGCTATTTTCCAGTATCCCGTAGAGGACGGCCCGTTGCCCGAGCTCAGCAGTAAGTTCAATAATCTTTTGCTGATAATTATGTGGGTTATTCCCGCATTGATAATCGGCGTCTGTACTTGGCTAAGGCTCAAAAACCGCTTGCAAAATAATTTTGTGTCGATCATACTTTTCAGTATAATTCTGTCGTGCTCGTTCAGCGTAGTCGTTATTTACGGCATTTCGCGGCAGTTCGTTTCCAGCTCGACCGTGCAAATGGTAAACATTCACGCTTTGGTTTGTATATGCGTGCTGTTCGTACTGTCCATGACCTCGGCAGCTATGCCTAAAATCTACCATGCCGAACGCTTCAACTACAAGCGCGCCGTCAATGAGTTTACGCACAGACTCAGAGTCAATACCGATAAGTTTTGGTACGTTGGCGCGGCAGGGTACTTGATCGCCGCTGTCGCGTGCGCGTTTATACCGAGCTTTTACGGCTATATCGTTCTCGCCGCATTCATAGCCGCGCACGTATTGCTCGTCACTCTTAACAAGAAATCTACAAATAAATAAAATTACGCATTATAAAACGGTGGTTGTCGCCACCGTTTTTGTTTTGCCAAGTAGTTTTTAGTTTACGCCAAATATTTAATTCCCGCGTTCGATACCTGGACGCCTACGTCCGCGATATCGTTTATGCTCTCGCGCATACCGCTGTTAAGCCAGTATTCGAGCAGCCCCAAGAACCCGTTGGAAACGAATATATAGTAATAGTTTATCTTGGACGCAGGGCAGTTGGGGTAGAGCTGCGACATTACGGACACGACCTTAGTCCTACCTGCTTCCATTGCGCGCGATAAAAATTCCGATTGCCGCTGTGCTCCGAGCAAAAGCTTGCACACGCTTACATTCCT
The DNA window shown above is from Clostridiales bacterium and carries:
- a CDS encoding DUF2828 family protein, producing the protein MSNFMDMIKNVLDNERNVSVTENGALGFSTSGKELLDINFAVSSLRSCPEIEVVKRFARVFHEDKTLAVKWLFFAGDVRGGMGERRLFRLGMAYLAYSEPELAKKLIPLIPEYTRWDNVVTLLSTPVEKDAISLIREQLNADLKAMRANKPVSLLAKWLPSLNATSKETVEYAKYLCRALGMTNKQYRTALSSLRKYLKVVEVQMSADEWSEINYSAVPSRANLIYGKAFFKHDEDRRIAYLESVSRGEQKINSGVLFPHDIVHSYSYGDYSLTVKELDQTLEELWRALPDYVDGDDSTMCVVDGSSSMTVRVGNTRVKAMEVAFALGIYFAERCNDRYKDKFITFSERPRYIDLSKQKTLHDKLAKAFAYSEVANTNIEAVFDLILNTAVKNKLNQADLPRNVLILSDMEFDNCAVVGKTKGKVYLTANNADGVRLFEELGARYEEKGYKLPRLVFWNINSRTLTVPVRENELGVALVSGFSPTIASMVLSGDLDPYKCLLAQLSTPRYDKVEIAIK
- a CDS encoding TetR/AcrR family transcriptional regulator, encoding MATAKKKTTDKIKASLTELLADKPIDDVTATALCSHAGINRATFYYHYNSVQDVLTEIEDDLEAEFTQWMSQATVASNGAPEKSFYVTFFEFIYRNVSVCKLLLGAQRQSEFLSRAMEAGRTKVVSVMSQLYPNCPASKINYYYIFVSNGFLGLLEYWLNSGMRESINDIADVGVQVSNAGIKYLA
- a CDS encoding peptide chain release factor 2 encodes the protein MDIEEIKNRIKDAKNMISDAYAAVDASKLESRLKELVEKQNDPNLYADPKAAQAVNSEAKYIDDTLARYKKLFRTVDDLNDMAELLEVEPDGELAEELSSASVALYKDAEAVQISALLRGEYDKADAILSLHAGAGGTEAQDWVQMLFRMYKMYCEKSGYSVEVVDRLDGDEAGIKSITFIARGINAYGYLKAEKGVHRLVRISPFDANARRHTSFASLEVMPEIKDDITITINPDEIRVDTYRSSGAGGQHINKTDSAIRITHFPTGIVVTCQNERSQTQNREMAMTMLKSKLVELKEREAAEKAASIKGDLKKIEWGSQIRSYVFQPYTLVKDHRTNYEDSDIQSVMDGDIGEFIIDYLKKSV
- the tsaD gene encoding tRNA (adenosine(37)-N6)-threonylcarbamoyltransferase complex transferase subunit TsaD — translated: MSDKIILGIETSCDETSAAVLKGDTLLSNVISSQIEIHRRFGGVVPEIASRNHLTAILPVIDEALEKAGVKLTELDAIAVTYGAGLVGALLVGVSAAKALAYSLGIPLYAVNHIEAHIAANYISCPTLKPPFLAVVASGGHTGVCKVDGLNSFTMVASTTDDAIGEAFDKVARAVGLPYPGGPEIDKLAKTGNNNITFIERKHKQKDLSYSGLKTAVVNYLHNLEQRGEQPNIPDVCASFQCTAVDMLVDTAMSVVKKSGLGTVVAAGGVSANSYLREKLKAEGEKLGCAVHFPPMSLCTDNAAMVAVRARDMIKEGLAPAALDLNAVSYLKIASV